In Flavobacterium sp. N1736, the following are encoded in one genomic region:
- a CDS encoding DEAD/DEAH box helicase: MSQNTLEIEREEKKELYAYQKGDIDAIFERLDNAPAQHHLLYQLPTGGGKTVIFSEIVRRYLSNNDKKVVVLTHRIELCKQTSKMLKGFGVSNKIINSKVKELPDQNDYSCFVAMVETLKNRINDEKLHLDNIGLVIIDEAHYNSFRKLLNSFKNAFILGVTATPLSSNIKLPMHQSYDELIVGDTISSLIDKGFLARATTYSYDVGLTSLKVGINGDYTVKSSDDLYTNTVMQEKLLHAYTERSLGKKTLIFNNGIHTSLYVYETFREAGYDIRHLDNTSSSEERKDILAWFKKTPDAILTSVGILTTGFDEPTVETIILNRATKSLTLYYQMIGRGSRKLPGKDEFTVIDLGNNAARFGLWSEPVNWQHIFKSPEFYLENLRDDTEIELYFKYSMPPELRAKFSKTADVTFDVDEEHKLIIKQNLRSKVVLDKSLEQHASMCVDNTETLQEAKSLGKELDDDIECRIKRYAKCLSQCSKNYREWLVDDYKLKMVLLIGKKYREKIMNEPD, encoded by the coding sequence ATGTCTCAAAACACTTTAGAAATAGAAAGAGAAGAGAAAAAAGAACTTTATGCATACCAAAAAGGCGATATTGACGCCATTTTTGAACGTTTAGACAATGCTCCAGCTCAACATCATTTATTGTACCAACTACCTACAGGTGGAGGAAAAACTGTAATATTTTCTGAAATCGTTCGTCGTTATTTATCAAATAATGATAAAAAAGTAGTGGTTTTAACGCACCGTATAGAACTTTGCAAGCAAACTTCAAAAATGCTGAAAGGTTTTGGTGTATCTAACAAAATCATCAATAGTAAAGTAAAAGAATTGCCTGATCAAAATGATTATTCTTGTTTTGTGGCAATGGTCGAAACTTTAAAAAACCGTATCAATGACGAGAAATTACATCTTGACAACATTGGTTTGGTGATTATTGATGAGGCGCATTACAACTCGTTTAGAAAACTGTTAAACTCATTTAAAAATGCCTTTATTCTTGGAGTAACTGCAACGCCTTTGAGTTCGAATATAAAATTACCAATGCACCAAAGTTATGATGAACTTATTGTGGGTGACACGATTAGCTCATTAATTGACAAAGGATTTTTGGCGCGAGCAACAACTTATAGTTATGATGTTGGATTAACATCATTAAAAGTAGGTATTAACGGAGATTATACCGTAAAATCTTCTGATGATTTGTATACAAATACTGTAATGCAGGAAAAACTGTTACATGCTTATACAGAGCGTTCTTTGGGTAAAAAAACCTTGATTTTCAACAACGGTATTCATACTTCATTATATGTATATGAAACGTTTAGAGAAGCCGGTTACGATATTCGACACCTTGATAACACAAGCAGTTCTGAAGAACGTAAGGATATTTTGGCTTGGTTTAAGAAAACTCCGGATGCAATTTTAACTTCGGTTGGAATTTTAACTACTGGTTTTGATGAACCTACTGTTGAAACAATTATCCTGAACAGAGCAACAAAATCGTTGACGTTATACTACCAGATGATTGGTCGTGGGTCTCGTAAATTACCTGGTAAAGACGAGTTTACAGTGATCGATTTAGGAAATAATGCAGCGCGTTTTGGTTTGTGGAGCGAACCTGTAAACTGGCAGCATATTTTTAAATCACCAGAGTTTTATTTGGAGAATTTACGTGATGATACTGAAATCGAATTGTATTTTAAATACAGTATGCCACCGGAATTGCGTGCTAAATTCAGTAAAACAGCCGACGTTACTTTTGATGTTGATGAAGAACATAAACTAATCATCAAACAAAATTTACGTTCTAAAGTTGTATTAGACAAATCATTAGAACAACACGCATCAATGTGTGTCGATAATACAGAAACGTTACAAGAAGCAAAATCATTAGGAAAAGAGCTTGATGACGATATCGAATGCCGTATTAAACGTTACGCAAAATGTTTGAGCCAATGCAGTAAAAACTACCGCGAATGGCTGGTTGACGATTATAAGTTAAAAATGGTTTTACTGATCGGGAAAAAATACCGTGAAAAAATCATGAACGAACCGGATTGA
- a CDS encoding glyoxalase translates to MADRDTFLKEFRGETLGTVSAQSSVDELFQNQTIRPILKLQNDLFVAVFINYVNKNKADFYSYTAEKKLQTIENSIQKDIKFRNSLKGIVMALFTIEEYDTYIQNSSSLNKRMMNLLIDRLKSQVQLFELKSNSN, encoded by the coding sequence ATGGCAGATAGAGACACTTTTTTAAAAGAATTCAGAGGCGAAACTTTAGGAACTGTAAGTGCTCAATCTTCGGTAGATGAGTTATTTCAAAATCAGACTATTAGGCCTATTTTAAAACTTCAAAACGACTTGTTTGTAGCCGTTTTTATCAACTACGTAAACAAGAATAAAGCAGATTTTTATTCGTATACAGCCGAAAAGAAATTACAAACCATCGAAAATTCCATTCAAAAAGATATTAAATTCCGTAATTCTTTAAAAGGAATTGTAATGGCACTTTTTACCATTGAAGAATACGATACTTACATTCAAAATTCGTCCAGTTTAAACAAAAGAATGATGAATTTATTGATTGACCGCTTGAAAAGTCAGGTACAATTGTTTGAGTTAAAATCGAATTCGAATTAG
- a CDS encoding isopenicillin N synthase family dioxygenase, with protein sequence MQNIPSVDLRDFLSDDPKRKQKFVNEIGSAFENIGFVALKGHFLDDQLVDELYGEIRNFFALPVETKHNYEIPGIGGQRGYVSFGKEHAKGRKEGDLKEFWHFGQYVDKDSKYASEYPENVEVKELPRFNIVGKEAYQMLEKTGIYVLRALALHLGLDEFYFDQYAKEGNSILRPIHYPPITSEPENAIRAAAHGDINLITLLMGAQGKGLQVQNHNGEWIDAIAEDDELVINVGDMLSRHTNNKLKSTIHQVVNPPRELWGTSRYSVPFFMHPVSDMRLDCLENCIDAENPKKFEDITAGDYLYERLVDLGLIKK encoded by the coding sequence ATGCAAAACATTCCTAGTGTAGACTTACGTGATTTCCTTTCGGACGACCCGAAACGTAAACAAAAATTTGTAAATGAAATCGGCAGTGCATTTGAAAATATTGGCTTCGTAGCCCTAAAAGGTCATTTTCTTGATGATCAATTAGTAGACGAACTTTATGGCGAGATTAGAAATTTTTTCGCTTTGCCAGTAGAAACCAAGCATAATTATGAAATTCCCGGAATTGGCGGTCAAAGAGGTTATGTTTCTTTTGGAAAAGAACATGCTAAAGGACGTAAAGAGGGAGATTTAAAAGAGTTTTGGCATTTTGGACAGTATGTTGATAAAGATTCAAAATACGCTTCAGAATACCCTGAAAATGTTGAAGTAAAAGAGTTGCCGCGTTTTAATATCGTAGGTAAAGAAGCGTATCAAATGCTTGAAAAAACAGGTATTTATGTATTAAGAGCTCTTGCTTTGCATTTAGGTTTGGATGAGTTTTATTTTGATCAGTATGCAAAAGAAGGAAACTCTATTTTGAGACCAATACATTATCCGCCAATTACTTCTGAGCCGGAAAACGCAATTCGTGCTGCTGCTCATGGTGATATTAACCTGATTACCTTATTAATGGGTGCGCAGGGAAAAGGTTTACAGGTTCAAAATCATAATGGTGAATGGATCGATGCAATTGCAGAAGATGATGAATTGGTCATTAATGTTGGTGATATGTTGTCAAGACATACCAATAATAAACTAAAATCGACTATACATCAGGTAGTTAATCCGCCAAGAGAATTATGGGGAACCTCTCGTTATTCAGTTCCGTTTTTTATGCATCCCGTAAGCGATATGCGTCTGGATTGTTTAGAAAACTGTATTGATGCCGAGAATCCTAAAAAATTCGAAGATATAACTGCAGGAGATTATTTATATGAACGTTTAGTAGACTTAGGTCTGATAAAAAAATAA
- a CDS encoding mechanosensitive ion channel family protein: MHKLLDKIFNFLYPIFRDWGMSRNFASYISLVFNIAIMVALAYAIYYVAKFVLVTLTAIFAQRTKTKFDDYLIHNKTTKYTAYLIPFFFIYKAVPIILDKYEYWEGLFGKIVGVYIVLITLWIIRTIFNSLRDYLKQKPEYSDKPIDSFIQVIMIVLWIFGVAMIISTLFGIKHGELLTILGTLSAIIILIFRDTILGFVSSVQVAINDMVRIGDWITMDKFGADGDVIEINLTTVKVRNFDNTITTIPTYALSSDSFQNWRGMQKSDGRRIKRHILIKSSSIRFLNNDDLNQMKKVQLISSYIETRQAEIEKYNDLRGVDKTLAINGRNMTNLGLFRKYIMQYLVSHPGLNKDMHIMCRQLQSTAHGVPLEIYAFSSDKRWANYEYIMSDIFDHVMASVIYFDLDIFELPSQIGRLD; encoded by the coding sequence ATGCATAAGCTTTTGGATAAAATATTTAACTTTTTATATCCGATTTTTAGAGATTGGGGAATGAGCCGCAATTTTGCCTCATACATCAGTCTTGTATTTAATATTGCCATTATGGTGGCTTTGGCGTATGCCATTTATTATGTTGCCAAGTTTGTTCTGGTTACGCTTACGGCCATTTTTGCCCAGCGTACTAAAACCAAATTCGACGATTATTTAATACACAATAAAACCACAAAATACACCGCTTATTTAATTCCGTTTTTCTTTATTTATAAAGCCGTTCCTATTATTTTAGATAAATATGAATATTGGGAGGGACTTTTTGGAAAAATAGTAGGCGTTTATATTGTTTTGATCACATTATGGATTATCCGGACGATTTTTAATTCGCTACGGGATTATCTAAAACAAAAGCCGGAATACAGCGATAAACCTATCGACAGTTTCATTCAGGTTATTATGATTGTGCTTTGGATTTTTGGTGTTGCCATGATTATTTCGACTTTATTCGGAATCAAACACGGCGAATTGCTGACTATTTTAGGAACTCTTTCGGCTATTATTATCTTGATTTTCAGAGATACTATTTTAGGATTTGTTTCAAGCGTTCAGGTTGCCATAAACGATATGGTGCGTATTGGCGACTGGATTACAATGGATAAATTTGGTGCCGATGGAGATGTAATCGAAATTAATTTAACGACTGTAAAAGTTCGAAATTTTGATAATACGATCACCACGATTCCAACGTATGCCTTGAGTTCAGACTCTTTCCAGAATTGGCGCGGTATGCAAAAATCTGACGGAAGACGTATTAAAAGACATATTCTGATAAAAAGCAGCAGCATTCGTTTTCTGAATAATGACGATTTGAATCAGATGAAAAAAGTACAGCTTATTTCATCGTATATCGAAACCAGACAAGCTGAAATTGAGAAATACAATGATTTACGCGGAGTTGATAAAACGCTTGCGATAAACGGTCGCAATATGACCAATTTAGGTTTATTCAGAAAATATATCATGCAATATTTAGTATCACATCCCGGATTAAATAAAGATATGCATATTATGTGCCGCCAGCTGCAATCGACCGCACACGGAGTTCCGTTAGAAATTTACGCTTTTTCGAGCGATAAACGCTGGGCAAATTACGAGTATATTATGTCTGATATTTTCGATCATGTTATGGCTTCAGTAATTTATTTTGATCTCGATATTTTCGAATTACCATCGCAGATTGGACGATTGGATTAG
- a CDS encoding NAD(P)/FAD-dependent oxidoreductase, which translates to MNIVIIGGGFAGINLAKELVNQPEIQVTLVDKNNYNFFPPLIYQVATAFLEPSSISYPFRKFFAGKKNLQFRLGELLSVVPAENKIILSNGELTYDHLVFATGAETSYFGMENVMKNAIPMKTLNDAIEMRNALLKNLEKAAITKDIRKRRKLLTIVVAGGGPTGVEVSGMFAEMRKNILLKEYPELETSASNVYLVDGGDALLSPMSKDSQKDTLEALTKLGVVVKLNTRVVDYVDDTVHFENGDTIKTKNLIWAAGVSAKIFEGIPKESYGRGRRMATDQYSKVNGLENVYAIGDTAILAGDKNFPDGHPQVAQVAIQQGLNLAKNFKAKVKNKPLKPFAYNDKGSMAIIGKNKAVVDLPSPKWHFKGFFAWIIWLFIHLISLITYRNRINTFWNWMVAYFARDQSLRMIIRPEKRT; encoded by the coding sequence ATGAATATAGTCATCATAGGAGGCGGTTTTGCGGGAATCAATCTTGCAAAAGAGCTTGTCAATCAGCCTGAAATACAAGTTACACTTGTAGATAAAAATAATTATAATTTCTTTCCTCCGTTAATATATCAAGTTGCTACCGCTTTTTTAGAACCATCAAGTATTAGTTATCCTTTTAGAAAATTTTTTGCCGGTAAAAAGAATCTTCAGTTTCGTTTGGGAGAATTACTTTCTGTTGTTCCTGCCGAAAATAAAATAATCCTTAGTAATGGCGAACTAACATACGATCATCTGGTTTTTGCCACTGGTGCCGAAACGAGTTATTTTGGAATGGAAAACGTAATGAAAAACGCCATTCCGATGAAAACCTTAAATGATGCCATCGAAATGCGAAATGCATTACTTAAAAATCTTGAAAAAGCGGCAATCACAAAAGATATTCGCAAACGTCGTAAATTATTGACAATTGTTGTTGCCGGTGGCGGACCAACAGGAGTAGAGGTTTCTGGAATGTTTGCCGAAATGCGAAAAAATATTCTTTTAAAAGAATATCCTGAATTAGAAACTTCTGCAAGTAATGTTTATTTAGTCGATGGAGGAGATGCTTTGCTGTCGCCAATGAGTAAAGATTCTCAAAAAGATACACTAGAAGCGCTTACAAAACTGGGTGTTGTGGTAAAACTGAACACCAGAGTTGTTGATTATGTAGACGATACGGTGCATTTTGAAAACGGAGACACGATTAAAACCAAAAATTTAATTTGGGCGGCGGGAGTTTCGGCTAAAATTTTTGAAGGAATTCCGAAAGAAAGTTACGGTCGCGGTCGTCGTATGGCCACAGATCAATACAGTAAAGTAAACGGTCTTGAAAATGTTTATGCAATTGGTGATACTGCAATTTTAGCGGGAGATAAAAATTTTCCCGACGGACATCCGCAAGTGGCTCAGGTTGCGATTCAACAAGGATTAAATCTGGCTAAAAACTTTAAAGCGAAAGTAAAAAACAAACCTTTAAAACCATTTGCTTATAATGATAAAGGTTCTATGGCAATTATAGGAAAAAATAAAGCTGTAGTAGATTTACCAAGTCCAAAATGGCATTTTAAAGGATTTTTTGCCTGGATTATCTGGTTGTTTATCCATTTAATTTCTCTTATAACGTATAGAAACAGGATTAATACGTTCTGGAATTGGATGGTAGCGTATTTTGCCAGAGATCAATCTCTTAGAATGATTATCAGACCTGAGAAAAGAACTTAA
- a CDS encoding DUF6155 family protein — protein sequence MSKRDLKKYLADLNKEQLEEQIIELYEKFSPVKVYYDFAFNPKEDKLLQESKVKISHEYFPIRKPNAKWRPKAKMRRSVAQKIIKHFMSLGVDSFIIADLMLYNIEIAQTFSSQNFIKQELFYKSMFNSFEQALNFVISNGILNEFKSRIIQIHQQTIQQKWKNKYDFETILDKIDL from the coding sequence ATGAGCAAGCGCGATTTAAAAAAATATCTGGCAGATTTAAATAAAGAACAACTCGAGGAACAAATTATCGAATTGTACGAAAAATTTAGTCCCGTAAAAGTGTATTACGATTTTGCTTTTAATCCGAAAGAAGATAAATTGCTGCAGGAATCTAAAGTCAAAATTTCTCACGAATATTTCCCCATAAGAAAGCCAAATGCAAAATGGCGTCCAAAAGCCAAAATGCGACGATCTGTTGCGCAGAAAATCATCAAACATTTTATGTCACTTGGCGTTGATTCTTTCATTATTGCCGATTTAATGCTGTATAATATCGAAATCGCACAAACTTTTTCGTCGCAAAATTTTATTAAGCAGGAATTATTTTACAAAAGTATGTTTAATTCTTTTGAACAGGCGTTAAATTTTGTTATTTCAAACGGAATCCTAAATGAATTTAAATCCAGAATTATTCAAATTCATCAGCAAACTATTCAACAAAAATGGAAAAACAAATATGATTTTGAGACAATTTTAGACAAAATAGACTTATAA
- a CDS encoding DUF3817 domain-containing protein — translation MLKIFKVTAILEGISYLVLFANMLIIKNNNPELYHTLLRPLGMTHGVLFIGYIILAFLLRKSQNWDLKTFGIILIASLIPFGTFYIEKKYLENNA, via the coding sequence ATGCTCAAGATTTTTAAAGTTACCGCAATTTTAGAAGGAATCTCCTACTTAGTATTATTCGCCAATATGCTTATCATTAAAAATAACAATCCTGAACTTTATCATACTTTGTTACGCCCGTTAGGAATGACGCATGGTGTTTTGTTTATTGGTTATATTATTCTGGCTTTTTTGCTGAGAAAATCTCAAAACTGGGATCTTAAAACTTTCGGGATCATACTAATTGCTTCCCTTATTCCGTTTGGAACTTTCTATATCGAGAAAAAATATTTAGAAAATAATGCATAA
- a CDS encoding dehydrogenase E1 component subunit alpha/beta, with protein sequence MIFYRHDLSNNQLLDLYKKILKPRLIEEKMLILIRQGKVSKWFSGIGQEAISVGITAALDETEYVLPMHRNLGVFTTRNIPLHRLFSQWQGKANGFTKGRDRSFHFGTQEYNIIGMISHLGPQLGIADGIALADKLQKNKKVTAVFTGEGATSEGDFHEALNIAAVWKLPVIFVIENNGYGLSTPTNEQYSCENLADKGVGYGIESYIIDGNNILEVYNKILQLKAHMQEDPHPVLLEFKTFRMRGHEEASGTKYVPEDMMKEWATKDPVDNYRMFLLDQGILTEEYDTILRGEIKQEIDENLAIANAEPEIVPTYSGELDDVYAPYEYEEVNSKSETRNIRFIDAIRNSLEQSLQRHYRLILMGQDIAEYGGAFKITEGFVDFFGKDRIRNTPICESAVVSAGMGLSINGYKAVVEMQFADFVSTGFNPIVNLLAKSHYRWGEKADVVIRMPCGGGTQAGPFHSQTNEAWFTKTPGLKVVYPAFPYDAKGLLNTSINDPNPVLFFEHKQLYRSVYQDVPIDYYTIPLGKAALLKEGKSVTIIAFGATVHWALETLANNPEIEADLIDLRTLQPLDTEAIFASVKKTGKVIIYQEDTLFGGIASDISALIMEECFEYLDAPVKRVASLDSPIPFTKALEDQFLPKNRFEEVLLELLRY encoded by the coding sequence ATGATCTTTTACAGACACGACCTGAGTAATAATCAATTATTAGATTTATATAAAAAAATACTTAAACCACGTTTAATCGAAGAAAAGATGCTTATTCTGATTCGTCAGGGAAAAGTATCAAAATGGTTCTCCGGAATAGGGCAGGAAGCAATTTCTGTGGGAATCACAGCTGCTTTGGATGAAACGGAATATGTGTTGCCAATGCATAGAAATCTTGGCGTTTTTACGACAAGAAACATTCCGCTTCACCGACTTTTTTCGCAATGGCAGGGAAAAGCTAATGGTTTTACAAAAGGAAGGGATCGTAGTTTTCATTTTGGAACTCAGGAATATAATATTATAGGAATGATTTCGCATTTGGGTCCGCAATTAGGGATCGCAGACGGAATCGCTCTGGCAGATAAGCTTCAAAAAAATAAAAAAGTGACAGCCGTTTTTACAGGTGAAGGCGCTACAAGCGAAGGTGATTTTCATGAGGCCTTAAATATTGCTGCGGTTTGGAAATTGCCTGTAATTTTTGTAATCGAAAATAATGGCTACGGACTTTCAACGCCTACAAATGAGCAGTATTCATGCGAAAATCTTGCCGATAAAGGTGTTGGTTACGGCATTGAAAGTTATATTATCGACGGAAATAATATTCTGGAAGTTTATAATAAAATTTTACAGTTAAAAGCACATATGCAGGAAGATCCGCATCCGGTTTTACTGGAATTTAAAACATTTAGAATGCGCGGTCACGAAGAGGCGAGCGGTACTAAATATGTACCGGAAGATATGATGAAAGAATGGGCAACAAAAGATCCTGTTGATAATTACAGGATGTTTTTATTGGATCAGGGTATTCTTACTGAAGAATATGATACTATTTTAAGAGGTGAAATTAAGCAGGAAATCGACGAAAATCTGGCTATTGCAAATGCCGAACCTGAAATTGTTCCTACTTACAGTGGAGAATTAGATGACGTTTACGCTCCTTATGAATATGAAGAAGTTAACTCAAAATCTGAAACCAGAAATATTCGTTTTATAGACGCCATCAGAAACAGTCTTGAGCAATCATTACAGCGTCATTATCGTTTGATACTTATGGGTCAGGATATTGCAGAATATGGCGGAGCTTTTAAAATTACTGAAGGTTTTGTTGATTTTTTCGGGAAAGACCGTATTCGCAATACGCCAATTTGCGAAAGTGCCGTAGTTTCTGCCGGAATGGGTTTATCGATTAATGGTTATAAAGCGGTTGTCGAAATGCAATTTGCTGATTTTGTTTCAACAGGTTTTAATCCAATTGTAAATTTACTGGCAAAATCTCACTATCGCTGGGGCGAAAAAGCAGATGTTGTGATTCGTATGCCTTGTGGCGGCGGAACTCAGGCAGGACCTTTTCACTCTCAAACCAATGAAGCGTGGTTTACAAAAACACCTGGTTTAAAAGTCGTTTATCCGGCTTTTCCTTATGATGCAAAAGGATTATTAAATACCTCAATAAACGATCCGAATCCGGTATTGTTTTTTGAGCACAAACAATTATACAGAAGTGTTTATCAGGATGTTCCGATAGATTATTATACAATTCCGTTAGGAAAAGCAGCTTTATTAAAAGAAGGAAAATCAGTTACGATTATTGCTTTTGGAGCGACGGTTCATTGGGCTTTAGAAACTTTAGCCAATAATCCGGAAATTGAAGCTGACTTAATCGATTTAAGAACTTTACAGCCTTTGGATACTGAAGCTATTTTTGCATCGGTTAAAAAGACAGGAAAGGTGATTATATATCAGGAAGATACTTTGTTTGGCGGAATTGCCAGCGATATTTCGGCTCTAATTATGGAAGAATGCTTTGAATATCTTGATGCTCCGGTAAAAAGAGTTGCAAGTTTAGATTCGCCAATTCCGTTTACAAAAGCATTAGAAGATCAGTTTTTACCTAAAAATCGTTTTGAAGAGGTTTTGTTAGAGTTGCTAAGATATTAA
- a CDS encoding GNAT family N-acetyltransferase, with product MAENIIIRQISLNEIDQLQKIGQQTFHETFSESNSEENMKSYLKEKFSYQKLTEELTDDNSEFYFATLDNEVIGYLKINFGESQTELKDNKSLEIERIYVSKEFHGKKIGQLLYDKAIEIAKEKNTEYVWLGVWENNLRALRFYKKNGFTEFDKHIFKLGNDEQTDLMMKLKLDN from the coding sequence ATGGCAGAAAATATTATAATTAGACAAATATCCCTTAACGAAATTGACCAGTTGCAAAAAATTGGCCAGCAAACTTTTCATGAAACATTTTCAGAATCAAATTCTGAAGAAAACATGAAAAGTTATCTCAAAGAAAAATTCTCGTATCAAAAACTAACCGAAGAACTTACAGATGATAATTCTGAGTTTTACTTTGCAACTCTTGACAATGAAGTAATTGGTTATTTGAAAATTAATTTTGGAGAATCTCAAACCGAATTAAAAGACAATAAATCGTTGGAAATTGAAAGAATCTATGTTTCAAAAGAATTTCACGGAAAGAAAATCGGACAATTGCTTTATGATAAAGCTATTGAAATAGCTAAGGAAAAAAATACTGAATATGTGTGGCTGGGCGTTTGGGAAAACAATCTGAGAGCGTTGCGTTTTTATAAAAAGAATGGTTTTACTGAATTCGACAAGCATATTTTTAAACTCGGGAACGATGAACAAACAGACCTTATGATGAAACTAAAACTGGATAATTAG
- a CDS encoding DEAD/DEAH box helicase: MSKQFSALGVSAPILKALSELNIVEPTEIQQKTIPLLLSETHDVVGLAKTGTGKTAAFGLPLLQLIDTELSNVQAVILVPTRELGQQIFRNLEDFGKHIPNISIASTCGGIPIKPQIERLTQPTHIVVATPGRLIDLIQRKAVDLKQTQYLVLDEADEMVSILKESLDEIVTELPKKHRTLLFSATLPGTIKQLIQNYLNKNVVQVSANMETVGNQGIDHEYIVVDPIEKLDVLMHFLNSKDGERGIIFCKTKAAVNKLAKNLAINRFSSGALHGSLSQGIRDRIMEQFREGHINILVATDLAARGIDVKEISYVVNYHLPDTYENYVHRSGRTARAGAKGLSLTVLQEEETIEIPEFEKELGIKFTKFQKPSAISLEENNMLLWAKQIFKTKPNHDVSADLKTKVKTVFHHLTKDELVEKLMANYVLQNKVEVAEKPVKKFKK, from the coding sequence ATGTCTAAACAATTCTCAGCATTAGGAGTTTCAGCACCAATTTTAAAAGCATTAAGCGAATTAAACATTGTTGAACCAACAGAAATTCAACAAAAAACAATTCCGCTATTGCTATCTGAAACGCATGATGTTGTAGGTTTAGCCAAAACCGGAACGGGAAAAACTGCCGCTTTCGGATTGCCTTTGCTGCAATTAATTGATACCGAATTATCAAACGTTCAGGCTGTTATTTTGGTACCAACCAGAGAACTTGGACAACAAATATTTAGAAATTTAGAGGATTTTGGAAAACATATTCCGAATATCTCTATAGCTTCAACTTGTGGTGGAATCCCCATAAAGCCACAAATTGAACGCCTTACGCAGCCAACTCATATTGTTGTTGCAACTCCGGGGCGTTTAATCGATTTGATTCAGCGTAAAGCGGTCGATTTAAAACAAACGCAATATTTAGTTTTGGATGAAGCCGATGAAATGGTTTCGATCTTAAAAGAAAGTTTGGACGAAATTGTTACTGAACTTCCTAAAAAACACCGCACTTTATTATTCTCTGCAACTTTGCCGGGAACAATTAAACAATTGATTCAGAATTATTTAAATAAAAATGTAGTTCAGGTTAGCGCCAATATGGAAACCGTTGGTAACCAAGGAATTGATCACGAATATATTGTGGTTGATCCTATTGAAAAACTGGATGTTTTAATGCATTTTCTGAATTCAAAAGATGGTGAACGCGGTATTATTTTCTGTAAAACCAAAGCTGCAGTTAATAAACTGGCTAAAAATCTGGCGATAAACCGTTTTTCTTCGGGAGCGCTTCATGGAAGTTTATCTCAGGGAATTCGTGACAGAATTATGGAGCAATTTCGCGAAGGACATATTAATATTCTGGTTGCTACCGATTTGGCAGCGAGAGGAATTGATGTTAAAGAAATTTCTTATGTCGTGAATTACCACTTGCCTGATACTTATGAAAACTATGTTCACAGAAGCGGAAGAACCGCAAGGGCAGGAGCAAAGGGACTTTCTTTAACGGTTTTACAAGAAGAAGAAACAATTGAAATTCCTGAGTTTGAAAAAGAATTAGGAATCAAATTTACTAAATTCCAAAAACCTTCAGCAATAAGTTTAGAAGAAAATAATATGCTTTTATGGGCGAAACAAATCTTCAAAACAAAGCCAAATCACGATGTTTCAGCAGATTTAAAAACGAAGGTTAAAACTGTTTTTCATCATCTTACTAAGGATGAATTAGTTGAAAAACTGATGGCCAATTACGTTTTACAAAACAAAGTTGAAGTCGCGGAAAAGCCTGTTAAAAAATTCAAAAAGTAA
- a CDS encoding acyl-CoA thioesterase yields MRFHTRKWVKPEDLNPNGTLFGGKLLAWIDEELALYTIIQLQNPKVVTKYMSEINFKSSARQGDIIEIGIDVVKFGNTSLVLTCAVRNMMTREIIITIDQTTMVNLDENGKPKAHGKTQIEFVKDRL; encoded by the coding sequence ATGCGATTTCATACCAGAAAGTGGGTTAAACCCGAAGATTTAAATCCCAACGGAACTTTATTTGGCGGAAAATTATTAGCCTGGATTGATGAAGAATTAGCGTTGTATACTATTATCCAGCTTCAAAACCCAAAAGTGGTAACCAAATACATGTCTGAAATCAATTTTAAAAGTTCTGCAAGACAAGGCGATATTATCGAAATTGGAATTGATGTTGTAAAATTTGGAAATACATCTCTGGTTTTAACATGTGCCGTTCGAAATATGATGACACGCGAAATTATCATTACAATCGATCAGACGACAATGGTTAATTTAGATGAAAACGGAAAACCAAAAGCGCACGGTAAAACCCAAATCGAATTTGTAAAAGATCGTTTATAA